The window GCGGATGGAACCACCTGGGGCGCCTTGCCGATGATTCCTCCCGGCGACCCGGCTGGTTTGACCAACCCTGGCGCTTCGGCCTGGGTCGCGGGCTGGGGCGCATTGGGACCGCGAGGCGGCTTCCCAACGGTCCTCCAGGAGGCGCAATTTCCCATTGTCAGTCAAGCCGCGTTGATTCTGGCCTATCCGCCGCCGCTGTTCAGCATCACCGAGAACATGATCGGCGCCGGTCCCGGAGACGGAACCAGGGACACGTGCCAAGGAGACTCCGGAGGACCGATGCTGGTTCGCGACGGGTCGGGGGGCGCCTACCTAGCCGGGGTGACCAGTTGGGGATTGCAGTGCGGAACCGCGGGTATCTACGGCGTCTATGTCCGGGTGGCCAACTACTGCGGCTGGATAAAGGGCGTTTCCGGAGTGGGCGATTGCTCCGGGGACGGCGGAGGCGGCGGTGGATGCACCGTTGCGTCGGGACGGGGCCTGGGCGGCGAGTGGCTGATTCTGGCCGGATTTTTAGTGGTCTGGACGATCCGGCGGCGCTTCATGGGGACGGGGGCACCCGCGTCCGGAGTGGAGGCGGACCGGCGTTGATCGTGTTGCGAAGAGGTTGGCGATGATGGAAGTGGTTCGTGTGACCGTGGCCCCGCGCCGGGAGATGGTCGTGGTGGTCAATGCCGGCTTGGAGGCGCTGTGTCGGGTGCGAAAGACTCCGCAAGAGGACTCCAAGCGGTTGCAACTAGCCGTGGAGGAAGTCTTTCTCTATGCCCTGAACACCATCAAGACCTCTAAACACAACGCGGACATCTCCGCCCGCTTCCGGGTTCAAGACGATGGATTTCAGGTGGTGATCGAGTACCCGGGGATACGTGGTCCGCTGGACCACTATCTCCGGACCGATCAGCTTCATCTGCTGCAGGTCAAAACCTTCGAGGCTTTGGGACTGTGCGTCGCGGGCAGGCTGCTGGACTCCCTGGAAGCCCGCTACTGGCACCAGGAAGGCATCAACAGTTATGTTCTGTCCTTGAACTCGTCGGGCAAGAAGTCCGAGGGGTAACAGTCCTTTCTGGCATGATGCCCAACTCCGGCATGATTCCTAACCATCTGTGACACCGGCCAACCGCTTCTGAGTCGACTGAAGCGCGGCGATGCGGCCCAGGGTCCAGACCATGCGCTCGTAGAGGCCGGTCAGTTCCAGGAAGGCCGTGCGGTCCTGGATGTCCATGCACTGTTCGCCGCTCAGGTAGGCGTTGCGGATGGACTGGAAGACGTCGCCTTTGTCCTGGGTCAGGCGGACCAGTTGCCGGACGTCGGTTTCGTCATCCGAGGTTTCGGCCTCGCAGGCGGTGTGCAGAAGGAAGTCGAGTCCCTGGAGGAAGGTACCCTGGAAGGTTGAGCGCAGGTTGCCGGTCCACTCCCGGCAACTCAGGGAGAACTGGAACAGCAGGCTTTCGAAGGCTTCCAACTGTTTTTGCTTGTTTTGCAAGACCAGCAGCAGTTCCAGACCGTTATGGGACAAGGGACGACCGAGCAGGTCGCTGCTTTGGGCGTCGATCTCCCTGGATACGGCCAGAAAGGAAGCGTGCAGGGCCTCCAGAACCTTGCCCCGGTCGTCCCGGATCTGTTCCAGGAGGATGGCCGAGTATTGGGGCAGGCGGCAGATCAGGCGGGCCTGCTCCCTGGCAAGCAGTCCGAGGTGCAGTTCCGGGGCGTCCGTGAGGTCGTCGCGCAGAAAGCGGGTCCGGGACCATTCCTCCTCCTTCGTGGCCGGCCAGAAACGCTCGATGCCCCGGGCGAAAGGCGTCAGGAGCAGGGACAGAACCACGGCTCCGCCCCAGTTGAAGAGCAGGTAGACCAGGGCCGCCTGCTGTTCCAGAGGCAGGCCCAGGCTGTTCACCAGGGCCTGGACCAGAGGGACGCCTGCCAGGAATTCCAGGTAGAACAGCGAGACGAAGACCAGTCCGGCGATGAAGTTGAAGAGAACCTGGGACATGATCAGTTGCTTGGGCGTTCCGCGGATGGTCGCGGCCAGCAGCCAGCTTATGGCCCCGGACCCCACGTTGGTGCCGTAGATGATCATCATGGTCTGTTCCATGGAGAACAGGCCGACCTGGGTCATGGCGATGGCCAGGATGGATACCGCGGTGGATGACTGGCAGAGCGCCGTGAGCAGGGCTCCGGCCAGGAAGGCCAACAGGAAGGAGGAATGGCCGGCCATGAGCACGCTCTCGAACCAGGGCATTTCCGCCAGAGGTTCGGCCCCGGCCCGGAGCATGATCAGCCCGTAAAAGAGCATGGCCCCGCCGAACAGGGCCTGGGACAGGGCTTCGAAGCCGCGTGGGCGCTTGAAGGCGAAGCTGACTCCGGCCAGGCCCAGGAGCAGCAACACCACGGTCTTGATGTCCAGCACGGCCAGCAGGATCATGATCCCGATCCCGGCGTTGGCCCAAAAGATGACCAGCATCCCCCGCCGGACCGGGATCATCCCGGCCCCGGCCAGGCTGCCGACGATGAAGGACAAAGCGGACATGGACTGGGACAGGAACCCGGCCGTGAGCCCCACGAGTCCGGCCCGACCCGATGTTCCCACCCATTTCGCGAAATGCAGTCGAAACCGGCGTCCGGCCATTTGTTTCAAGGCCGTACTGAGCAGGTGCAGGCCGACGAAAAAGACGCCGATGCCTCCGATCAGGCTTCCAATCCCTTCCATGACGGCCTCGTGATCAGATTGGTGTTTAGTAGAACCCGACTCCCCGGATATTATGCGCGGTCATGGCCATCATGATTTCCCGAATGGCCCGATCCACCTCCCGGCCGATCAGGTCAAGCTGGGCCAGTCTGGTCAGCCGGGGCATGATCTGGGGCAGTTCCTGGTCCGAAAACAGGATGTCGACCATGCCGCAGGAGTGGACCAGGCCCACGAGCACCGCGTCCCGGTATTCCGGGATGTCGTCGCCCAGGAGCAGATCCCGCAGCCGGGCCCGGACTTCCTTGACTTCGCGGTCGTCCAGGAGCGGGTAGCGGCGTTGCGGGAAGACCCAGAGGACTTTGCGATCTTCGATCTTGAGCACGCCTTTCTCCACCAGGCCCTGGACGATGCGGTCCCGCAGGTCGTCGATCTTCCAGGCGATTTCACTCAGCCAGAAGGCCGCGGGCTGGTCGGCCTCTCCCGTGTGGATGTGGTGGAGAACCTCGTCCAGCAGGGGATCTCCGGTGGGATCGGGGGCGACCACAAGCAGGGCGTCCAGGTCCGTGTCGATGCGGTTCATCACGGCCAGCTCCATCAACAGGGCTCCGGCCAGGGCGGTGCGTAGGGCCTGTTCCGGCACGGTGGAGAGAAAGGAACCTTTTTTGTCGTCCAGGTTTAAGAGCAGGATTTCTTCGGCAAATGTCAGCATGGGGTAAGTCTCCTTGCGCAAAAGTGGAATACCCGTCTCACGATCGTGAGGCGGGGCGGCACCATCTACTTGATCCGCATCCGTACAGCCACAACGGCTTTGAGTGCAAGCCCTTTTTCACGAATCAGTCAAAAAAATGGGAAAGACCGGCTCTCAACCTCGCGTGGGAGGTTTGCGCTAGAGCGTCTCCATGGGTAAGAAGCGCGATCGGTATCCACGCATTCCATAAAAAGGGCAACACAACATGACCAACGCCATCATTTTTACGTATTTGTTCGCAGTTCTGCTCATCGGCATCCTGGCCGGGCGGGGGATTTCGAACCTTTCCCAGTATGCCGTGGCCGGGAAGTCCTTTGGCTCGATGGTGATTTTCGCCACACTGTCCGCCTCATTCATCGGCGGCGGGTTTTCCATGGGCAACGCGGAAAAGGTGTTTTTGTTCGGCGTCGTGAACATCGTGGCCCTGTGGGGCTTCAGCCTGAAGGAAATCCTGGTGGCCGCCTTCATCGCCCCGCGCATGGGCCGCTATCCGGACGCCATTTCCGTGGGTGACATCATGGAGGTCCATTACGGCAAGGCGGCCAAGGTCTTTTCCGGGCTGTTCGGCTTCATTCTCTGCGCCGGAATCCTGGGGGCCCAAATCGGGGCCATCGGCTACGTGACCAATCTTTTTCTGGGCATGGAGCGGATCTGGGGCATTTTGCTGGGCTGCGGCATCGTGATCACCTACGCCACCGTGGGCGGGATGCGGGCCGTGGTCTGGACGGACATCGTCCAGTTCGTGATCCTGGCCGTGGGGATGCCCCTGACCCTGTATTTCGGCGTGCAGTATGCCGGCGGGTGGGGCCATGTCCTGGACACCGTGCCCGCGGACCACCTGACCCTGCCCACCGACCCCCTGGCGCTGGTGGCCCTGGCATCGCTCTTCCTGACTTTCGTGTTCGGCGAAACCCTGGTTCCGCCGTATCTGCAACGGCTGCTCATTGGTCGAAGCACCCGTGACGTGGCCAGGGGCACCTTGTACAGCGGGTTGTTTTCCATTCCGTTCTTCGCGGTCACCGGGCTGATCGGCCTCGTGGCCCTGGTCCTCGATCCCACGATCAACCCGAATCTGGCCTTGCCCTTCGTCATTCAGCAGGCCCTTTCCCCGCTGTTGCAGGGAATCGTCATCGCCGCGGTGATAGCCATCATCATGTCCTCGGCGGACTCCTTCCTCAACGCCGCGGCCATCTGCTGCATCAACGACGTCATCAAACCCCTGCGCAAGATCCCCATCCCCGAGAATCGGGAAGTCGCCCTGGCCCGTGCCCTCACCCTGATCGTGGGGATTCTGGCCGTGATTTTCGCCGTGTCCATTGAAAGCGTTCTGGACATCCTGATCTACTCCTACAACTTCTGGGCCCCGATCATTCTCGTGCCCCTGGTCATGGCCGTGACCGGGCGAAAGGTCAGCCAAACCCGCTTTCTGAGCGGTGCCGCGGCCGGTATCCTGGCCCTGCTGATCTGGAACTACGTCCTGGGCGCTCCCTGGGGCATCCATGGCCTGGTGGTGGGCGTGCTGGCCAACCTGACGGTTTTTGTCCTGGTGGATCGGAACGGCCGGGAAGGGGTATGAGGCAGCAATTGAAACCAAAAACTGGAGAGTGAGTAATGGACGTGCAACCTGTTTATCCCGAAAAACGGCTCAGCTTTCCCGAAGCCGAAGCCAAACTGACCTGGCTGGCCCTGCTTTTGGACGCCCATTCCATTGTGGATCAGGGAGTGGAACAGGAGCTTGTCGGGCAGGCCAAGGCCGAAGGACGTAAATTGGCCTGCCGCAAGGGCTGCGCCAACTGTTGCCGGATTCATGCCGCGGTCCCGGTCTATCCATTGGAAATGGCCGGCATGGCCTGGTACTGTACTGAGGAAACGACGGGCGAGACCCGGGAGGCCCTGGTCAGTCAGTTGGAGGCTTTTCAGGAAGGAAACCCCTGCCCGTTTCTGGTCGACGATGCCTGCGCCATTCACGCTCTGCGTCCCATGGCCTGCCGACAGTTCAACGTGTTCGATACGCCCTGCGCCGAGGACGAGGACCCGTTCTACAACCGCCGCCAGGACGTGCTCACCCCTTCGGATGCCTTCAAGAATAGGGCCTTCTGGGTGACGCTGCCGTTTTACGGCATTGTGGATGAAAGAGACAAGGAAATCGCGATCAAGGAAAACCACATCCATCGCCAGGTCCGGGTGCTTCAACAGTGCAACTGGAAGGAGCTGGCCAAGAAGATGCGCCAGTTCGATGAGCAGCGGCGGGGCTAAAGAGTGGAGTTGGCCTTGCATTGGTTGAGAATCAACGCTTCACGGGTTGAAATGAGGAGATGACGACGGGAGAAGGCATGCAGGAACTTCACGAACTGGTGAACGATTTTTTGGAAATCGACTGGTGGGGACTGGGGACGTCCCTGACGGTGGTTGCAGTGGCCCTGACGGTCGGTTTGATGCTGCACGCGGTGCTGTTTCACGTCTTGCGCAAGGCTGCTCCCGACCAGTCGGACCAGTCAGGCCAGTCGGGCCAGCCGGACAGGGTACTGGCCCTGATTCCCCGGCACATGGCCGCGCCCTCCCGGCTGCTTTTCCCGCTGTTGATCCTGACGGTGGTCGCGCCAACCCTGGTCATGCCCGAGGAACTGCTGGAGACCTTTCGGCATTTCCTGAGCATGGCCTTCATCATGGCCGTGGCCTGGTCCCTGATCCGTTTCACGGCCTTGCTTCAGGATTTGGTGCTGCGCCGGTTTCAGATCAACATCCGGGACAATCTGAGAGCCCGCAAGATGCACACGCAGCTGGGGATTTTGCGGCGGATTTTGATTTTCGTCATTTCCGTGATCGCCGTCTCCTCCATGCTGATGACCCTGGAAAACGTCCGCCAGATCGGGGTCAGCCTGCTGGCCTCGGCCGGGGTGATCGGCATCATCGCCGGTTTCGCGGCCCAGCGTAGCATCGCCACCCTGTTCGCCGGAATCCAGGTGGCTCTGACCCAACCCATCAGGCTGGACGACGTGGTCATCGTGGAAGGGGAGTGGGGGCGAATCGAGGAGATAACCCTGACCTACGTGGTGATTCGGATCTGGGATCAGCGCCGGTTGATCGTGCCCATCACCTATTTCATGGAGCGGCCTTTCCAGAACTGGACCAGGGTTTCGTCGGACATCCTGGGCACGGTGTTCCTGTACGTGGATTACACCGTGCCGGTGCAGGAGGTGCGCCGGGAGCTGAACCGGATTCTGGAGGACAGTCCGAGCTGGGACGGGCGGGTGGCCGGACTGCAGGTTACCGACGCCAAGGAGCGCACCGTGGAACTGCGCGCTCTGATGAGCGCCGAGGATGCCGGGACAGCCTGGGATCTGCGCTGCCATGTTCGGGAGAAACTGCTGGACTTCATCCAGCGCGAATATCCCCGGGCCTTGCCCAGGGTCCGGGCTGAAGTGGAAACGGGGGGCAAAGCATGACTGTTTTGGACTTGTCGGGAGTCACTTGCTTCGTGGCCTCGCCCGGAGGCGACCTTCCCGTGACCGCGAATATGATGGATGTTGGCCTGGATGGATGCGATCAGGGCACCACCTATGGGGAGTATTTCGCGGCCATCGCCGGGATGCTTGCCAGCGACGACCAACCCGTGCCTCTGATATTGGCAAGGAGCCTGGATCGCCCGACCCTGCCGGACGGAATCGTGATCCGTGCGGAAAAGCATGGAGCGCTTTACCATCCCGCGAGTCTGGAGCTGGTTTGGAGGCAAGGGGCGGAGAACAAGGCCGAGGACGACGTCAGGTCCAGGTTTGCCGCGTTGACCGCGATTTCCCCGCGAGGACGAGACGCCTTGCGCCGGGAAGCCCTGGTTATGGAAAGCCTGGAACGGACTCCTGGCGGGGCGTTTCTGCCCCGGCCCCTGGCCTTCCGGGATGACGAGACGGTGACCTTTCTGATTGTTACCTGGTTTTCGGGGTTTCACGAGTTTCATGTCGCCGAGGAAGGCGGTTTTTCGCTCTGGGATCACGACCAGGGCATCCGGCGGCTGGGCGCGGAGCAAGCCCGGGAGGTGTTTTTTCAGGCTGGCCGGATTCTAACCCTGTGCCTCGACCCGGCCACCGGAGCCTGCGTCCACCCCTGGAGTCACGCCGCCGGCGACTTCATCGTCCGCTGGGACGATAACGGCGTGCAGGTCCGGCTGACCACGGCCAGGCAGCACGGCCCGTTGATCGAGACGGAAAACCCTCTTTCCGCCTTACTGGCCTTTGTGCTGGACTTGGCTCTGCGGATGCGCCTGGACCGAGTGGAGGGCGTCGGGGAGTGGGGCTGGCTGGATCAGGAATTGATGCTGGCCGCGCTGCAAGGTTTTTACGCCGCCGTCGAGGAACTTGGAGAGGACGCGGGGGCGCTGGGCGGCTTGGCCGAATTGCTGCCTTCCTTTTCCGCCGAAGAACTTCTGGAGGGACATGAATCGATTTTGAGCCTGTTCTCCCGCGCCGAACTGGAGGTCATTTTGCCCCGGCTGGAAGCGCATTGCCGCGAACTGGCGGCGGCGTTGATGATGGTTCGGTAGGTGCGGGGTGGTTGTTCGTTCGTTGTCCGTCGTTCTTGGTTCTTTGTTGGGAATTGGAGGATGTGCGGAGGTTGAGGTGGAAAGTTGAATCCGCGCGGAATCGCGGACCAGTCCCCTAACCCACCCCTTTATCCCCTCCCAGGAGGGGAGCTTGCACCGAGCTCCCCTCCACCTCCCAGCTCGACCACAGTAACATTACCCCGTTCCCAACCGACGGCAATCAATTCTCCTCCTGGGAGGGGCCGGGGGTGGGTGACGGGTGGACGGGTCCAGCGAACCACGAACAACGAACCAAGAACCAAGAACGAAAATTCACTGGTCTTGAAAATAATTTTCAAAACTCTTGACAGCCTTTTCATTCCGGGCTAGAGGTATTCTCGAATTCGGTCACGGATCGTTCTACGGGCTTCGGACGCGCAAGCGGTCGCGGAGCAAGTGGGGGCGGGACGACGGCACATACGTAGGGAGAATGAGATGTTTCCCTGTTATGCCGTGGTTCCGCTTTTTTTTGTGTCAGTACATTTTCAGGCCATGGTTCCGTCCGGATCGGCAAGGGCGAGCGACTTGTCCTGTTGTGGTGGAGATCAACAGAAACAGGAAAATGATAATTGGAA is drawn from Desulfonatronum sp. SC1 and contains these coding sequences:
- a CDS encoding serine protease, whose translation is MNKRFVRGLALGLLGAVMLVSAPVWAGQDDNNLAVEKILGGRATDIRNWPWVVGVLHAGVDDGFRAHFCGGTLISDQWVLTAAHCVTDRSGVVKFTPGDLHVLSGQTDLRGQGGDRLPVARIVVHPRYNANNNDSDLALLQLARAPADGTTWGALPMIPPGDPAGLTNPGASAWVAGWGALGPRGGFPTVLQEAQFPIVSQAALILAYPPPLFSITENMIGAGPGDGTRDTCQGDSGGPMLVRDGSGGAYLAGVTSWGLQCGTAGIYGVYVRVANYCGWIKGVSGVGDCSGDGGGGGGCTVASGRGLGGEWLILAGFLVVWTIRRRFMGTGAPASGVEADRR
- a CDS encoding YkgJ family cysteine cluster protein: MDVQPVYPEKRLSFPEAEAKLTWLALLLDAHSIVDQGVEQELVGQAKAEGRKLACRKGCANCCRIHAAVPVYPLEMAGMAWYCTEETTGETREALVSQLEAFQEGNPCPFLVDDACAIHALRPMACRQFNVFDTPCAEDEDPFYNRRQDVLTPSDAFKNRAFWVTLPFYGIVDERDKEIAIKENHIHRQVRVLQQCNWKELAKKMRQFDEQRRG
- a CDS encoding mechanosensitive ion channel family protein; its protein translation is MQELHELVNDFLEIDWWGLGTSLTVVAVALTVGLMLHAVLFHVLRKAAPDQSDQSGQSGQPDRVLALIPRHMAAPSRLLFPLLILTVVAPTLVMPEELLETFRHFLSMAFIMAVAWSLIRFTALLQDLVLRRFQINIRDNLRARKMHTQLGILRRILIFVISVIAVSSMLMTLENVRQIGVSLLASAGVIGIIAGFAAQRSIATLFAGIQVALTQPIRLDDVVIVEGEWGRIEEITLTYVVIRIWDQRRLIVPITYFMERPFQNWTRVSSDILGTVFLYVDYTVPVQEVRRELNRILEDSPSWDGRVAGLQVTDAKERTVELRALMSAEDAGTAWDLRCHVREKLLDFIQREYPRALPRVRAEVETGGKA
- a CDS encoding Na/Pi symporter, with product MEGIGSLIGGIGVFFVGLHLLSTALKQMAGRRFRLHFAKWVGTSGRAGLVGLTAGFLSQSMSALSFIVGSLAGAGMIPVRRGMLVIFWANAGIGIMILLAVLDIKTVVLLLLGLAGVSFAFKRPRGFEALSQALFGGAMLFYGLIMLRAGAEPLAEMPWFESVLMAGHSSFLLAFLAGALLTALCQSSTAVSILAIAMTQVGLFSMEQTMMIIYGTNVGSGAISWLLAATIRGTPKQLIMSQVLFNFIAGLVFVSLFYLEFLAGVPLVQALVNSLGLPLEQQAALVYLLFNWGGAVVLSLLLTPFARGIERFWPATKEEEWSRTRFLRDDLTDAPELHLGLLAREQARLICRLPQYSAILLEQIRDDRGKVLEALHASFLAVSREIDAQSSDLLGRPLSHNGLELLLVLQNKQKQLEAFESLLFQFSLSCREWTGNLRSTFQGTFLQGLDFLLHTACEAETSDDETDVRQLVRLTQDKGDVFQSIRNAYLSGEQCMDIQDRTAFLELTGLYERMVWTLGRIAALQSTQKRLAGVTDG
- a CDS encoding sodium:solute symporter, with the translated sequence MTNAIIFTYLFAVLLIGILAGRGISNLSQYAVAGKSFGSMVIFATLSASFIGGGFSMGNAEKVFLFGVVNIVALWGFSLKEILVAAFIAPRMGRYPDAISVGDIMEVHYGKAAKVFSGLFGFILCAGILGAQIGAIGYVTNLFLGMERIWGILLGCGIVITYATVGGMRAVVWTDIVQFVILAVGMPLTLYFGVQYAGGWGHVLDTVPADHLTLPTDPLALVALASLFLTFVFGETLVPPYLQRLLIGRSTRDVARGTLYSGLFSIPFFAVTGLIGLVALVLDPTINPNLALPFVIQQALSPLLQGIVIAAVIAIIMSSADSFLNAAAICCINDVIKPLRKIPIPENREVALARALTLIVGILAVIFAVSIESVLDILIYSYNFWAPIILVPLVMAVTGRKVSQTRFLSGAAAGILALLIWNYVLGAPWGIHGLVVGVLANLTVFVLVDRNGREGV
- a CDS encoding GPP34 family phosphoprotein, translated to MLTFAEEILLLNLDDKKGSFLSTVPEQALRTALAGALLMELAVMNRIDTDLDALLVVAPDPTGDPLLDEVLHHIHTGEADQPAAFWLSEIAWKIDDLRDRIVQGLVEKGVLKIEDRKVLWVFPQRRYPLLDDREVKEVRARLRDLLLGDDIPEYRDAVLVGLVHSCGMVDILFSDQELPQIMPRLTRLAQLDLIGREVDRAIREIMMAMTAHNIRGVGFY